Proteins from a genomic interval of Hemicordylus capensis ecotype Gifberg chromosome 14, rHemCap1.1.pri, whole genome shotgun sequence:
- the VPS51 gene encoding vacuolar protein sorting-associated protein 51 homolog isoform X2 — translation MAAPPAPAEKRRPRGMLKLYYGLPDPAAGEVLGGPAGELGGPTDLNGPHFDPEVFLTKLRKECPLAQLMDCETDMVKQIRALDSDMQTLVYENYNKFISATDTIRKMKNDFKKMEDEMDCLAANMAVITEFSASISSTLQDQHEQITKLSGVHALLRKLQFLFELPARLTKCVELEAYGQAVRYYSKARSILHQYQHMPSFRGIQDDCQKIMAGLAQKLREKFRDGASGAKDLAECVELLLQLGEPAEELCDEFLSHAGCRLEAELEALEAELGAGPPPAGDILEFTDRGCNNFVGNTCLVVASYQALFVQREGAAPAGGGIAPMAHAKLVAFVDGLMGRYFALVERRIRLERGVGDNSLLVRALDRFHRRLQALARLLPASRAAAGGTEIVVRAAQERIRQYLQALRSFYAACLTDVRQALAAPRLAGKDSPNLAELLGTVSAAVLNQIKSVLAYVHLFTAKDITFSNKPYFKGEFCSQGVREGLVVSFIKSICQTARQFCESAGDKGGSTPPALLLLLSRLCLDYETSTISYILTLTDEQFLVQDHSPVTPVTGLCAEAREAAQKLLNHYVKVQGLVISQMLRKSVETRDWVATIEPRNVRAVMKRVVEDATSIDVQRPEKESCLGVPESQTFWPQSVILGSRDRLRSLHSEELCTRSDLSSRRLPMVRRRPGLGSDASRKRRA, via the exons ATGGCGGCCCCTCCGGCTCCGGCCGAGAAGCGCCGGCCTCGCGGGATGCTGAAGCTGTACTACGGGCTCCCGGACCCCGCCGCGGGGGAGGTCCTGGGGGGCCCTGcgggggagctcgggggccccaCCGACCTCAACGGGCCCCACTTCGACCCGGAAGTCTTCCTCACCAAG ctgcggAAGGAGTGCCCCCTGGCCCAGCTGATGGACTGCGAGACCGACATGGTGAAGCAGATCCGGGCTCTGGACAGCGACATGCAGACCCTGGTCTATGAGAACTACAACAAGTTCATCTCGGCAACAG ACACGATCCGCAAGATGAAGAACGACTTCAAGAAGATGGAGGACGAGATGGACTGCCTGGCCGCCAACATGGCCGTGATCACGGAGTTCAGCGCTAGCATCAGCAGCACCCTGCAGGACCAACATGAGCAGATCACCAAGCTGTCAG gggtCCACGCCCTCCTGCGCAAGCTGCAGTTCCTCTTTGAGCTGCCCGCCCGGCTGACCAAGTGCGTGGAGCTGGAGGCCTACGGGCAGGCAGTCCGCTACTACAGCAAGGCCCGCTCCATCCTGCACCAGTACCAGCACATGCCCTCCTTCCGAGGCATCCAGGACGACTGCCAGAAGATCATGGCCGGCCTGGCCCAGAAGCTGCGCGAGAAGTTCCG ggACGGAGCCTCCGGGGCCAAGGACCTGGCCGAGTgtgtggagctgctgctgcagctgggcgAGCCGGCGGAGGAGCTGTGCGACGAGTTCCTCTCCCACGCCGGCTGCCGGCTGGAGGCGGAGCTGGAGGCCCTGGAGGCGGAGCTGGGGGCGGGCCCGCCCCCGGCCGGCGACATCCTGGAGTTCACCGACCGGGGCTGCAACAACTTCGTCGGCAACACCTGCCTGGTCGTCGCCTCCTACCAGGCGCTCTTTGTGCAGCGGGAGGGGGCGGCCCCGGCCGGCGGCGGCATCGCCCCCATGGCCCACGCCAAGCTGGTGGCCTTCGTGGACGGCCTGATGGGGCGCTACTTCGCCCTGGTGGAGCGGCGCATCCGGCTGGAGCGGGGGGTGGGCGACAACTCGCTGCTGGTGCGGGCGCTGGACCGCTTCCACCGCCGGCTGCAGGCCCTGGCCCGGCTGCTGCCGGCCTCGCGGGCGGCGGCCGGGGGCACGGAGATCGTGGTGCGGGCGGCCCAGGAGCGCATCCGGCAGTACCTGCAGGCCCTGCGGAGCTTCTACGCCGCCTGCCTGACGGACGTGCGCCAGGCCCTGGCCGCCCCCCGCCTGGCGGGCAAGGACAGCCCCAACCTGGCGGAGCTGCTGGGCACCGTCTCGGCCGCCGTCCTCAACCAGATCAAGTCGGTGCTGGCCTACGTCCACCTCTTCACCGCCAAGGACATCACCTTCTCCAACAAGCCCTACTTCAAG ggggaGTTCTGCAGCCAGGGCGTCCGCGAAGGCCTCGTCGTCAGCTTCATCAAGTCCATCTGCCAGACGGCGCGCCAGTTCTGCGAGAGCGCGGGCGACAAGGGCGGATCGACGCCcccggcgctgctgctgctgctctcccgcCTCTGCCTGGACTACGAGACTTCCACGATCAGCTACATCCTCACGCTGACGGACGAGCAGTTCCTGGTGCAG GACCACTCCCCCGTGACCCCCGTGACGGGGCTGTGCGCCGAGGCCCGCGAGGCCGCCCAGAAGCTGCTGAACCACTACGTGAAGGTGCAGGGCCTGGTCATCTCGCAGATGCTGCGCAAGAGCGTGGAGACACGGGACTGGGTCGCCACCATCGAGCCGCGCAACGTCCGGGCCGTCATGAAGCGCGTGGTGGAGGACGCCACCTCCATCGACGT
- the VPS51 gene encoding vacuolar protein sorting-associated protein 51 homolog isoform X3 has translation MAAPPAPAEKRRPRGMLKLYYGLPDPAAGEVLGGPAGELGGPTDLNGPHFDPEVFLTKLRKECPLAQLMDCETDMVKQIRALDSDMQTLVYENYNKFISATDTIRKMKNDFKKMEDEMDCLAANMAVITEFSASISSTLQDQHEQITKLSGVHALLRKLQFLFELPARLTKCVELEAYGQAVRYYSKARSILHQYQHMPSFRGIQDDCQKIMAGLAQKLREKFRDGASGAKDLAECVELLLQLGEPAEELCDEFLSHAGCRLEAELEALEAELGAGPPPAGDILEFTDRGCNNFVGNTCLVVASYQALFVQREGAAPAGGGIAPMAHAKLVAFVDGLMGRYFALVERRIRLERGVGDNSLLVRALDRFHRRLQALARLLPASRAAAGGTEIVVRAAQERIRQYLQALRSFYAACLTDVRQALAAPRLAGKDSPNLAELLGTVSAAVLNQIKSVLAYVHLFTAKDITFSNKPYFKGEFCSQGVREGLVVSFIKSICQTARQFCESAGDKGGSTPPALLLLLSRLCLDYETSTISYILTLTDEQFLVQDHSPVTPVTGLCAEAREAAQKLLNHYVKVQGLVISQMLRKSVETRDWVATIEPRNVRAVMKRVVEDATSIDVQGLGSDASRKRRA, from the exons ATGGCGGCCCCTCCGGCTCCGGCCGAGAAGCGCCGGCCTCGCGGGATGCTGAAGCTGTACTACGGGCTCCCGGACCCCGCCGCGGGGGAGGTCCTGGGGGGCCCTGcgggggagctcgggggccccaCCGACCTCAACGGGCCCCACTTCGACCCGGAAGTCTTCCTCACCAAG ctgcggAAGGAGTGCCCCCTGGCCCAGCTGATGGACTGCGAGACCGACATGGTGAAGCAGATCCGGGCTCTGGACAGCGACATGCAGACCCTGGTCTATGAGAACTACAACAAGTTCATCTCGGCAACAG ACACGATCCGCAAGATGAAGAACGACTTCAAGAAGATGGAGGACGAGATGGACTGCCTGGCCGCCAACATGGCCGTGATCACGGAGTTCAGCGCTAGCATCAGCAGCACCCTGCAGGACCAACATGAGCAGATCACCAAGCTGTCAG gggtCCACGCCCTCCTGCGCAAGCTGCAGTTCCTCTTTGAGCTGCCCGCCCGGCTGACCAAGTGCGTGGAGCTGGAGGCCTACGGGCAGGCAGTCCGCTACTACAGCAAGGCCCGCTCCATCCTGCACCAGTACCAGCACATGCCCTCCTTCCGAGGCATCCAGGACGACTGCCAGAAGATCATGGCCGGCCTGGCCCAGAAGCTGCGCGAGAAGTTCCG ggACGGAGCCTCCGGGGCCAAGGACCTGGCCGAGTgtgtggagctgctgctgcagctgggcgAGCCGGCGGAGGAGCTGTGCGACGAGTTCCTCTCCCACGCCGGCTGCCGGCTGGAGGCGGAGCTGGAGGCCCTGGAGGCGGAGCTGGGGGCGGGCCCGCCCCCGGCCGGCGACATCCTGGAGTTCACCGACCGGGGCTGCAACAACTTCGTCGGCAACACCTGCCTGGTCGTCGCCTCCTACCAGGCGCTCTTTGTGCAGCGGGAGGGGGCGGCCCCGGCCGGCGGCGGCATCGCCCCCATGGCCCACGCCAAGCTGGTGGCCTTCGTGGACGGCCTGATGGGGCGCTACTTCGCCCTGGTGGAGCGGCGCATCCGGCTGGAGCGGGGGGTGGGCGACAACTCGCTGCTGGTGCGGGCGCTGGACCGCTTCCACCGCCGGCTGCAGGCCCTGGCCCGGCTGCTGCCGGCCTCGCGGGCGGCGGCCGGGGGCACGGAGATCGTGGTGCGGGCGGCCCAGGAGCGCATCCGGCAGTACCTGCAGGCCCTGCGGAGCTTCTACGCCGCCTGCCTGACGGACGTGCGCCAGGCCCTGGCCGCCCCCCGCCTGGCGGGCAAGGACAGCCCCAACCTGGCGGAGCTGCTGGGCACCGTCTCGGCCGCCGTCCTCAACCAGATCAAGTCGGTGCTGGCCTACGTCCACCTCTTCACCGCCAAGGACATCACCTTCTCCAACAAGCCCTACTTCAAG ggggaGTTCTGCAGCCAGGGCGTCCGCGAAGGCCTCGTCGTCAGCTTCATCAAGTCCATCTGCCAGACGGCGCGCCAGTTCTGCGAGAGCGCGGGCGACAAGGGCGGATCGACGCCcccggcgctgctgctgctgctctcccgcCTCTGCCTGGACTACGAGACTTCCACGATCAGCTACATCCTCACGCTGACGGACGAGCAGTTCCTGGTGCAG GACCACTCCCCCGTGACCCCCGTGACGGGGCTGTGCGCCGAGGCCCGCGAGGCCGCCCAGAAGCTGCTGAACCACTACGTGAAGGTGCAGGGCCTGGTCATCTCGCAGATGCTGCGCAAGAGCGTGGAGACACGGGACTGGGTCGCCACCATCGAGCCGCGCAACGTCCGGGCCGTCATGAAGCGCGTGGTGGAGGACGCCACCTCCATCGACGT